CCCGTGCCCCCGTCATGGCTATCGGAGACGTCCGGGCGGTCACGACCGGCGACTGTACCGACCTCTCGTTCGTCGACACGGGGATGTACGACACCACCGGCTACGGGTCGGTCTACCTGCTCGACGCCGAGCGCCCCGCGGTCGTCGAGAGCGGCCTCGGCACCGAACACGACCGCGTCCTCGACGCGCTCGACGTCGTGGGCATCGACCGGAGGGCCGTCGAGGTGATCGCCGTCACGCACGTCCACCTCGACCACGCCGGCGGTGTGGGGTTCCTCGCCGAGGCGTGTCCGAACGCCGAGGTGGTCGTCCACGAGCGGGGCGCGCCCCACCTCGCCGACCCCGAGCGCCTCGTCAGGGGGACGGAGGCGGCCGTCGGCGACCTCTGGCCGTTCTACACGTCACCCGAACCCGTCCCCGAGGAGCGACTCCGCCCCGTCGCGGACGGCGAGCGCGTCGACCTCGGCGACCACGAACTCCGCGTCGCTCACGCGCCCGGTCACGCGCCCCACCAGGTGGTGTACCACGACCCGGCGAACGACGCGACCTTCACCGGGGACGCCGCCGGCGTCTGGCTGCCCGAGCGCGGGGCGGTCCGGGCGACGACGCCGCCGTGGAGTTTCGACCTCGAGCAGTGTCTCGCGGACCTCCACACCATCGGCGACGTCGACCCGACGACGCTC
The nucleotide sequence above comes from Halomarina ordinaria. Encoded proteins:
- a CDS encoding MBL fold metallo-hydrolase; translated protein: MAIGDVRAVTTGDCTDLSFVDTGMYDTTGYGSVYLLDAERPAVVESGLGTEHDRVLDALDVVGIDRRAVEVIAVTHVHLDHAGGVGFLAEACPNAEVVVHERGAPHLADPERLVRGTEAAVGDLWPFYTSPEPVPEERLRPVADGERVDLGDHELRVAHAPGHAPHQVVYHDPANDATFTGDAAGVWLPERGAVRATTPPWSFDLEQCLADLHTIGDVDPTTLLYSHFGPHPDPGTALDAARTALVEWVEAVRARRADAEDDEAVVDHFVGTTPCVDAWGEAMARPVAAVDVRGVLDYLDERP